A part of Marinobacter psychrophilus genomic DNA contains:
- the rpsA gene encoding 30S ribosomal protein S1 translates to MSESFADLFEESLKEIDMQPGSIVQGTVVDIDSDWVTVNAGLKSEGVIPASQFLNEKGEMEVVIGDVVDVALEAVEDGFGETRLSREKAKRAEAWTVLEKSFAAEEVVKGIINGKVKGGFTVDLAGIRAFLPGSLVDVRPVRDTAHLENKELEFKVIKLDQKRNNVVVSRRAVLEAENSAEREALLETLTEGLTIKGIVKNLTDYGAFVDLGGVDGLLHITDMAWKRIKHPSEIVNVGDEINVKVLKFDRERNRVSLGLKQLGEDPWVEIKARYPEGSRVTARVTNLTDYGCFAELEEGVEGLVHVSEMDWTNKNIHPSKVVQVGDEVGVMILDIDEERRRISLGIKQCVSNPWEDFSGNFNKGDKISGKIKSITDFGIFIGLDGGIDGLVHLSDISWNETGEEAVREYKKGDEVDTVILSVDPERERISLGIKQLESDPFAEFVQLNDKGSIVKGIVSAVDAKAATITLSDEVEAILKASEISRDRVEDARNALKEGEEVEAKIISIDRKNRIINLSVKSKDVEDDKQALDTVRTKTVESASGATTIGDLIKEQMQQQNANKD, encoded by the coding sequence ATGAGCGAGAGCTTTGCGGATCTTTTTGAAGAAAGCCTAAAAGAAATTGATATGCAGCCAGGTTCCATCGTCCAGGGAACCGTTGTTGATATCGATAGCGACTGGGTCACCGTTAACGCCGGACTGAAGTCCGAAGGCGTTATCCCCGCCTCCCAGTTCCTGAATGAAAAAGGCGAGATGGAAGTAGTCATAGGCGACGTTGTAGACGTGGCCCTTGAAGCAGTTGAAGATGGTTTTGGCGAAACCCGCCTATCCCGCGAAAAGGCCAAGCGTGCAGAAGCCTGGACAGTGCTTGAAAAGTCCTTCGCAGCGGAAGAAGTAGTTAAAGGTATTATTAACGGCAAGGTTAAGGGTGGTTTCACCGTTGATCTGGCTGGCATTCGTGCGTTCCTGCCGGGCTCCCTGGTAGACGTTCGTCCGGTTCGCGACACCGCGCACCTCGAGAATAAAGAACTGGAATTCAAGGTTATCAAGCTCGACCAGAAGCGCAACAACGTGGTTGTTTCACGTCGTGCCGTTCTGGAAGCTGAAAACAGCGCCGAGCGCGAAGCTCTGCTGGAAACCCTGACCGAAGGTCTGACAATTAAGGGTATCGTCAAGAACCTGACCGACTACGGCGCGTTCGTAGATCTGGGCGGTGTTGACGGCCTGCTGCACATTACCGATATGGCCTGGAAGCGCATCAAGCATCCGAGCGAAATCGTGAACGTTGGCGATGAAATCAATGTCAAGGTTCTGAAATTTGACCGTGAGCGCAACCGCGTATCACTGGGTCTGAAGCAGCTGGGTGAAGATCCCTGGGTTGAAATCAAGGCTCGCTACCCAGAAGGTAGCAGGGTCACAGCACGCGTTACCAACCTGACCGATTACGGCTGTTTTGCTGAGCTGGAAGAAGGCGTTGAAGGTCTGGTTCACGTGTCTGAAATGGATTGGACCAACAAAAACATCCATCCTTCTAAAGTTGTCCAGGTTGGCGACGAAGTGGGTGTGATGATTCTGGATATCGATGAAGAGCGTCGTCGTATTTCCTTGGGTATCAAGCAGTGTGTATCCAACCCATGGGAAGACTTCTCTGGCAACTTCAACAAGGGCGACAAAATCTCCGGTAAGATCAAGTCAATCACTGACTTTGGTATCTTCATCGGTTTGGATGGTGGCATCGACGGTCTGGTTCACTTGTCTGACATCAGCTGGAACGAGACTGGCGAAGAAGCCGTACGTGAATACAAGAAGGGCGACGAAGTTGACACCGTTATCCTGTCTGTAGATCCCGAGCGCGAGCGTATCTCTCTGGGTATCAAACAGCTGGAAAGCGATCCGTTTGCGGAGTTCGTTCAGTTGAATGACAAAGGCTCTATCGTTAAAGGTATTGTTTCTGCCGTCGATGCCAAGGCAGCTACTATTACCCTGAGCGATGAAGTTGAAGCAATTCTAAAGGCTTCCGAAATCAGCCGTGATCGTGTTGAAGATGCACGCAACGCGTTGAAGGAAGGCGAAGAAGTTGAAGCTAAGATCATCAGCATTGATCGCAAAAACCGCATTATCAACCTGTCCGTCAAGTCGAAAGACGTTGAAGACGACAAGCAGGCTCTGGATACAGTGCGTACCAAGACTGTAGAAAGCGCCTCCGGTGCGACCACCATTGGTGATCTCATCAAGGAACAGATGCAGCAGCAGAACGCCAACAAGGATTAA
- a CDS encoding integration host factor subunit beta yields the protein MTKSELVELIASKQTQLSVKDVELAVKTIIEHMSRSLADGQRIEIRGFGSFSLHHRAARVGRNPKSGEAVQLPAKFVPHFKPGKELREQVNESLKQGF from the coding sequence ATGACAAAGTCGGAACTGGTTGAGTTAATTGCTTCAAAGCAGACGCAGTTGTCGGTAAAAGACGTGGAACTGGCGGTAAAAACCATCATCGAACACATGTCTCGATCTCTGGCAGATGGCCAGCGCATCGAAATTCGCGGTTTTGGCAGTTTTTCCCTCCACCATCGTGCCGCGCGAGTAGGGCGTAACCCGAAATCCGGTGAAGCAGTACAGTTACCGGCAAAATTTGTGCCCCACTTCAAACCCGGCAAAGAACTGCGCGAACAGGTCAACGAGAGCTTGAAACAGGGTTTCTGA
- a CDS encoding LapA family protein, with protein MAGLQKILIVLLVLVLVLLALVFSLNNQMAVPLNFLIFETRPHGVAMWIILAFVIGAVVGVLMATLATVKAKVSRRSLQKKLERTEQTLEKERAQNDRTV; from the coding sequence ATGGCGGGATTACAGAAAATCCTGATCGTTCTGTTGGTACTAGTGCTGGTTCTGTTAGCACTGGTGTTCTCATTGAACAATCAGATGGCCGTTCCGCTGAATTTTCTGATTTTTGAAACCCGCCCCCATGGCGTAGCGATGTGGATAATCCTGGCCTTTGTGATTGGCGCTGTGGTGGGTGTTCTGATGGCCACACTGGCTACGGTAAAGGCCAAGGTGTCGCGGCGATCCCTGCAGAAAAAGCTTGAACGTACTGAACAAACACTGGAAAAAGAGCGGGCCCAGAACGACCGGACGGTTTAA
- the lapB gene encoding lipopolysaccharide assembly protein LapB, whose translation MDMIFQWLLVSTAVAVGWAVGRFGGSRNRNEVIADEEMVRDRLQFLFTNYSDQAVDNFVQSLAVNRDTVSLHLSIGSHFRNKGETDRAILIHQNLLDRPELPARYSPQVTLELALDYLNAGLLDRAETLLQQLMGDREYGRSAAIQLIDLYEREREWGKASQVAHTLTRGDADPAMFKILAYLTCEKSEQALRKDDRWSAQRLAKEALEFDRSCVRGTLILMKLLTRQGSFREAGTMALKVFEQNPDFGPEAIDQLMKLEREHGDVGKLGRKLRKLYESYPSTSLLLALVESVERRSGRQAAIALLRGELEVRPSVRGLLQLVEMAGYEKGMTTDEGRLVSRIGELILHNRSVYRCVNCGFDGQQLHWLCPSCRQWETVRPIQGVDAE comes from the coding sequence ATGGATATGATTTTTCAGTGGCTGCTGGTTAGCACAGCAGTTGCGGTTGGTTGGGCTGTTGGCCGCTTCGGGGGTTCGCGCAACCGCAATGAGGTAATAGCAGATGAAGAAATGGTGCGTGACCGTTTGCAATTTCTGTTCACCAACTACTCCGACCAAGCCGTTGATAATTTTGTTCAGTCACTGGCGGTCAACCGCGACACCGTCAGCCTGCATTTATCCATTGGCAGCCATTTCCGCAACAAAGGCGAAACAGACCGCGCTATTCTGATTCATCAGAATTTGCTCGACCGCCCTGAGCTTCCTGCCCGTTATTCTCCTCAAGTGACCCTCGAGCTGGCTCTGGACTACCTCAATGCCGGTTTGCTCGATCGTGCAGAGACGTTATTGCAGCAGCTAATGGGCGATCGTGAATACGGCCGTAGTGCCGCAATCCAGCTGATTGATCTGTACGAACGCGAGCGTGAATGGGGTAAAGCTTCTCAGGTAGCTCACACGCTCACCCGTGGTGACGCAGACCCTGCGATGTTTAAAATTCTGGCTTATCTGACCTGCGAAAAATCTGAACAAGCATTGCGCAAAGATGACCGTTGGAGCGCTCAGCGCTTGGCCAAAGAAGCGTTGGAATTCGACCGCTCTTGCGTGCGTGGCACTTTGATACTGATGAAATTGCTGACTCGTCAGGGTAGCTTCCGCGAAGCCGGCACCATGGCACTCAAAGTGTTCGAGCAGAACCCTGACTTCGGCCCGGAAGCCATCGACCAGCTGATGAAGCTGGAACGCGAACATGGCGATGTTGGCAAGCTCGGTCGCAAGTTGCGCAAACTTTATGAAAGCTACCCCAGCACCAGCTTGTTGCTGGCGCTGGTAGAATCGGTAGAGCGCCGCTCCGGCCGCCAGGCAGCTATTGCTCTGCTTCGTGGCGAATTGGAAGTCCGCCCTAGCGTACGCGGCCTATTGCAGCTGGTTGAAATGGCCGGATACGAAAAGGGCATGACCACCGATGAAGGCCGTTTGGTCAGCCGTATTGGCGAATTGATACTGCACAACCGCTCTGTCTACCGCTGCGTAAACTGCGGTTTTGACGGCCAGCAGTTGCACTGGCTGTGCCCAAGCTGTCGTCAATGGGAAACCGTTCGCCCAATTCAGGGCGTAGACGCAGAATAA
- the pyrF gene encoding orotidine-5'-phosphate decarboxylase — protein sequence MQGSQASPIIVALDFPSDQPALALAGQLNPEKCRLKVGKELFTSSGPALVRKLQQRGFEVFLDLKFHDIPNTAAGAVAAAADLGVWMVNVHASGGEKMMTACRERLERFGTDKPLLIAVTVLTSMTEHDLSGIGISVSAEEHVSRLATLTKNCGLDGVVCSAQEAPKLKVEQGTAFQLITPGIRPASADKGDQQRIMTPAAALKAGSDYLVIGRPITQAADPLAALEAIYAEVVGL from the coding sequence GTGCAAGGCTCCCAAGCATCCCCCATCATCGTTGCCCTCGATTTCCCCTCTGATCAACCGGCACTAGCTTTGGCCGGTCAGCTGAATCCAGAAAAATGTCGCCTGAAAGTGGGTAAAGAGTTGTTCACCAGCAGCGGCCCAGCTTTAGTTCGCAAGCTTCAGCAGCGTGGCTTCGAGGTGTTTCTGGATTTGAAATTTCATGACATTCCCAACACTGCCGCGGGTGCGGTTGCCGCTGCGGCGGACTTGGGTGTGTGGATGGTGAACGTGCACGCCTCCGGTGGCGAAAAAATGATGACCGCCTGCCGCGAACGCCTGGAACGCTTTGGCACCGACAAGCCGCTGCTGATTGCAGTCACCGTACTGACCAGCATGACGGAACACGACCTCAGCGGCATTGGCATCAGTGTTTCTGCCGAAGAGCATGTGTCGCGCCTGGCCACTCTGACCAAAAACTGCGGCCTGGACGGCGTAGTCTGCTCAGCGCAAGAAGCCCCCAAGCTAAAAGTAGAGCAGGGTACAGCCTTTCAGTTAATTACCCCTGGTATCCGCCCGGCCAGCGCCGACAAAGGCGACCAGCAACGCATCATGACCCCCGCGGCGGCCTTAAAAGCTGGCTCCGACTATTTGGTAATCGGCCGCCCCATCACCCAGGCTGCTGATCCTCTGGCTGCTTTGGAAGCGATCTATGCTGAGGTGGTGGGCTTGTAG